From Girardinichthys multiradiatus isolate DD_20200921_A chromosome 13, DD_fGirMul_XY1, whole genome shotgun sequence:
GTAATGTTAGTATTTAATGTTTGTtgccaaaatgttttaatttaaaatatttcacaatttttattCAAAGGATGATTTTACTTTTGAGTGAATAAATTTTGGAATGACAGACTATAACATAACCTTCCAACGCTGGCAGCAGGATGGCAGCTTGTTGAGGTCACCGCTCAATTCCTAGTTCATGAAAGCTAGTGTTTCTAAGGAGTTGGAGGCGTGGTAAGgtgtattcgtcacttcctgttttcgctgttgcacttggtggattgtttggtgtgtgaaggctctcttgtttgatctgatttctctctactgtgatatctcttactgttataatacataagcacgttaaaacacataccttctgttgctgtatttaatGTTTGGGGTCTCTCCGTGTCTTAAACggttttttctagtagtggtaaggggttgctagcttagcgttagctttagatCCACCATGGCTttccgttctgctgtttctctctctgagtctcctcctctctgttagatgttcagttactcctctgcctcctttagtgataatgggacgtgtaataaatgtagcatttttgtagcttttgaggcgagggtgtcggaattggaggcccggctccgcgccgttgaaaaaccagcagatagccaaggtcccttagccagcgcggagacaccgagggtagctccccgtagcagtcttTCAGCAGaacccgcgcagccggggcctcaggccagctgggtgacggtatgtagaaagcatagtcctagatcccagcccacaggttaCCACCagcccgtctgcgtttctaacagattttctccgctcagtgacacacccgctgagaaaccaactctggtaattggcagctccatagtcagaaacgtagcactagagacaccagcgaccatagtcaaatgtctgccaggggccagaacgggcgacatcaaatcctacctgaaactgctggctaaggataagcgtaaatacagtaagattgtcaATCGGAGGttaccaaagttagtgttgcttcggtgtgtaaatttgccaaaacaatgtcggactccgtaattttctctggtcccctccccaatctgaccagtgacgacatgtttagccgcatgctgtcattcaaccgctggctgtctaggcaACACGTTCTCACTCCCAACTCGTCACATTTGGACGATTGGTCAGGCTCCCTCTGCGTCACGTATTGACGGGTAGCCCCTTCTCGTCATTATTTGACGTGCAGGGTGCTCTTATTGACTGTTATAGAGCTCCCTGAACGTCGGTAACTGACGATATGGGAACAAGAACGAGGAGTCCGTTATAATTTTTCGAAAGGCATAAAAAgtgctaaaatctgtgcacattTTACTTAAGCTGTAAAATATGCTGTCCTCCGGTTTGCCGAATTAAGTCGGGATTTTACCTTCAGCTTTGGACggctctttcttttctttttttttgttttgtttattttaacagaaacatgtacATAATTTCATATGGTAGAATTAAACCAGAGTCAAAGATGTCATCGTAACATCATGGTTATGGATAAggccttatttttattttaacataatacaaaattaaaacaaagaatacAGTAGGTTACACGctcatgtacagtaggtggcgctgtgtgccgCTGAGGTCGTTTGCAATCCACCAATATTAATAAGAAGTTAATgtttaagaagaagaagatggatggatgccaCCCGCCAAAAAatccaagaagaagaagaagctgacGTCATCGCATGCGTCAGCTGCACCCGGGTGAGTGCAAACCTGAATCTGTCAATTTTCTGGactacaaaacacaaaaaacatctaaagtgTTACTTTACAAAGTTGCTGTTGATAGTTTTACGAGTTAGTGGTGGCAACGCTGTGGAACAGTGAATAGCTGAACACATTTAGATATGTTTTTAACCTATTTTATTGCATAAAATGAGCGGTAAGCTAGCTAAAATAGCCGCTGAGAGCTGATCAAATTCAACTGTAGCTGtacttattacatttaattagCCATAGTAGAGCCACGGTGAAGTTTCTATTCATGCTTGCTGTTGCCACTTCGATGCTTAAAGTCCACCCAGGTTTGGTTTGTAAGCCCACTCTGGAAACACTGATTATAGCATGCTCGTTCAATTGCATTTAAATCAAAGCTTTGACAGCTTCCCAGCTGAGTGACTGGATGTGCTCCCATCactgtgattttattgtatAGGTTGTATACAAGGTTTAAAGGCAAATCAAACTTGCATCAGCACAGCCAAAGTCCTCTCCACCTGTCTTGATTGTCTATTACTGTGGCAAACAGATGAAGAGTTTctgaaatctaaacattttttttctcaacagGTTCTTTTGCAGTTATCCGACATTTGCACCAGTCAACCAAGCTCCTTgacaatttttaaaacaaaggcaCTTTTAAGAGCCACATCTGTCATCTGTCTTTCCTTTGTGCCTCTTTTGTGTCTCCTGTCGTTCTCTCAGTGTCTTGGcctattttcttttgtcttttgtggattgttctgtttgtttgttttgtctgtcCATCGCCATGAGTGACTCAAATATTAATGATCCTTTAATGATCCTGGATAAGGAGATGAATGAACAGGAAATAAATGACCAACTTCAACACCTCAATGACCTGATTGCTGATTTCAAGCAAGGTAAAGATACCGGTGTACCTGTGAAGATACCTGAACCCACAATCAGGTGGAGAAAAAGGGACAAAGATGGAAATGAACTCTATGCAAGACCACGATCAACCAGAAATCAATCAACTAAGAGTcagtactttttaaaaaaaacttgatatCTGACAGatacagattatttttaaatgaatgtatttattcattttttgatATTTACAAAGTATATTTTTTCCTAATTAATCAATTGATTGTGTTAAGTTTTACATCCACTTTGTGATATTGTTGTTTAACTGCTTTTCGTAACCAACcagcatttattattttatagctTTCCCAAATGCAAAATGATCTTTAATTGCATTATAAAAGTATTTTGAATAGAAATAACTCTGAAACATGGTACAGGTTTGTATTGTAAGACAAATTAGTAGTTTTACTATTTTTACTGTAGACTGTAGGTGAAACAGAATGGATGCATTTCCATCTGATGACGGACATGTTGTAGAGACATACCTACTAAAAAAAGTTACAATCAAACATATTGTTACACCATACATCTAAAAGTCTAAATTACTTGAGTTTATAGTTCCTATTATGAATTTGAATCTTAATATAGGGGAGTGTGATAGGACAATTACAGGTATTGAATGGGAATTGGACATCTATGCTGTAAATGTaggtttaaataatgttttagatATAAacgttattttcatttattttctatttacagCTGGCCACAGTCAGAAGACTAGCTGTCCCTCTAATAACATTCAGTGTGAGGTGGCCTATGCTCCAGAGACTGTTGGTATGTCTTTAATAGATACTTTTTTTAGGTATTTTAAGCAAATTTGTGGCAATTGCTTTTTGCTTTTACAACTTCCATACTACACTttaataaactgtaaaaatgttttaattttttttagagtCTTTTCTGCAAGAACTCCAGAACTCACTGAATGATTCTGCAGGCCAGGTTAATGAACCATCACTACCTATAGCTCCTCTGGCTTCCTTAAACTGGAGCACAAGGAAAAGTCTCTTTTCAGAGAGTTGGAGGGCAGAAAGACCCCGTTTGGTGAACACTATGGCAGCTCAACAAAGTGTGTCAGTACACATATGCCAGTAGTGTGGGAGCAATCCAGCTGCACTTCGCTGTCGCGATTGTCTGCCTCGGCCCTTCTTTTGCGACAAATGTGATGTGATGATGCACACCAGAAATGTCCTTCACAACAGAGAGACCATGACCGCTGGATTCTTCCAGCCATTGCCTCCAACAacatatgttttaaataaaactctttgCCATGATGGTAAGTTTAACTAAGCTCAGTATTTTTAAACACTCCTccttttttccaactgttaacTTTCTACTTTGTTGTTAATGCTCTGGTTTATGGTTCAGCTGTTTCTACATAGCTTTGTCAAAGCGTTTTCATACAGTTTTGATGAATGTATATATTAAACAATTGTTAACTTCTTTAGCACGACTTGTACCTGTGGAGACCCCACTTAGAATCTGTGATTGTCCATCAAAGTGTTTGAGGATCAAACCAGGGAAGGCTGTTGCCATGGTCACAATCAATGGTAAGAATAACTATTTTTCCTGactcaaaaccaaaataaaactaaataaataaatatttacaaggTGTGTTGCAGAACACAGACAATTGTTTGTAATATAATGGAGACCTAACTCTAAAATTATAAGCTTTTAAAGTggaatttcttttttgttgttttaggtCGTTATGATCTAAGAATGCCGGAGCTGGTGTGTGAGGCGTGCGACACTACTTGGACTTCTGGAGTCCATGACCTAAATTTAAGTGATTACTGGCCCGCCACCCTTCACTTTTCCACTCTTTATGGAACTGATGTCTTCTTCACATTTGAAGAAATGAAAATGGCGGCACCAGGTCTCTCCTGCCAAGCATTTCTAAAAATGCTGGATCAACAAACTGTCCGCTTTGGCCGTGTGAGTactttggtgtgtgtgtgtgtatatatatatatatatatatttatttatacccTGCTTCAAAAaatagcatatatatatatatatatatatatacagatcctacagagtcctgctaatggcCAAATTATTTGAATGAGGCGTATTGTGCCAGACACACACCTAAATCTTGCAAGACACCTAACCTCGAGGCCTGAATTTTGACACCTAAAATAAggttcttgtgtttttgttttttgcttatctttcattttaaaacagactgGGAAGATCTCGGCAGACAGCttccagaaaagtttttttGAATGGGAAGCCGTAAgatatgacatagataaaatgTTAAGGAAGGATCCCTTCACGTGTCAAGCGTGTACCCCAGATATGCTTGCAGTTTCAGTGGATGGAAACCGCAAACATTACCGTTTTAAGAATGCAGCAAGGTATGGCCAAATATGTACAATATACCAATTCTTTGCATAAGAATTCTTTGCAGGTTTTTTTATTGCTCTTCTTTTCAGATCCGAAGAACAGGCTATTTTTGAGGACATCTTTGTAGCCAGGGATGAAGACGTGGGAAGATTTGTGGACTATGTACACAAAACAACCAGACATGTAAGATTGCATATTATAAATGTATAACTACAGTAACCTTTAGCCTGTAATGAGGATATTTCTGACCACTGTCACTGGAAATTCTATGCATTTTAGGTTTCTGGAAGAGGTgtttgtggtggtgagtggTCAGCAGCTAGAGAGACTTCCCACAGATCCAGCAGTAAGCTGGATGAGGAGGGATTGGAGCTTGTGGTGTGTAGAGATGGAGTGCTCCTTAGTGCTCTAAATATGTACAGGGGTGAAATATTTGCCTATCCTTTGTACCTGCAAAAAAAGCTGGCCAATAGACATATCACTTTTTTTTGTATGGATGTGACCTGCAAGTATTGGCCATATCTTGAAAGAGTGACAAAAAGTTGCCCAGAGCTCCAACACCTTCTGCAAATGAAGCCATTTCTCTCGGTTTTCCATGCCAAAGCCCATGACTTCAAATGTGAGGTATGGAAATCTGACTAGGTATAGAACCACCT
This genomic window contains:
- the LOC124878929 gene encoding uncharacterized protein LOC124878929 isoform X2 — translated: MMHTRNVLHNRETMTAGFFQPLPPTTYVLNKTLCHDARLVPVETPLRICDCPSKCLRIKPGKAVAMVTINGRYDLRMPELVCEACDTTWTSGVHDLNLSDYWPATLHFSTLYGTDVFFTFEEMKMAAPGLSCQAFLKMLDQQTVRFGRTGKISADSFQKSFFEWEAVRYDIDKMLRKDPFTCQACTPDMLAVSVDGNRKHYRFKNAARSEEQAIFEDIFVARDEDVGRFVDYVHKTTRHVSGRGVCGGEWSAARETSHRSSSKLDEEGLELVVCRDGVLLSALNMYRGEIFAYPLYLQKKLANRHITFFCMDVTCKYWPYLERVTKSCPELQHLLQMKPFLSVFHAKAHDFKCEVKWSGAYQDGAGLTLGEEVEQCNAFLSRIAVTTKHMSKPGWADMLTLMAMRWNQLKLDNLATSLTRRYQKATKALETQLQNLESLRIEFSVCDSQLGDWVSDVKEWAEAATTSTTDADSLVGRI
- the LOC124878929 gene encoding uncharacterized protein LOC124878929 isoform X1, with product MMHTRNVLHNRETMTAGFFQPLPPTTYVLNKTLCHDARLVPVETPLRICDCPSKCLRIKPGKAVAMVTINGRYDLRMPELVCEACDTTWTSGVHDLNLSDYWPATLHFSTLYGTDVFFTFEEMKMAAPGLSCQAFLKMLDQQTVRFGRTGKISADSFQKSFFEWEAVRYDIDKMLRKDPFTCQACTPDMLAVSVDGNRKHYRFKNAARSEEQAIFEDIFVARDEDVGRFVDYVHKTTRHVSGRGVCGGEWSAARETSHRSSSKLDEEGLELVVCRDGVLLSALNMYRGEIFAYPLYLQKKLANRHITFFCMDVTCKYWPYLERVTKSCPELQHLLQMKPFLSVFHAKAHDFKCEVKWSGAYQDGAGLTLGEEVEQCNAFLSRIAVTTKHMSKPGWADMLTLMAMRWNQLKLDNLATSLTRRYQKATKALETQLQNLESLRIEFSVCDSQLGDWVSDVKEWAEGEQITVGNIEEFAQVVKAAGCNFY
- the LOC124878929 gene encoding uncharacterized protein LOC124878929 isoform X3, which encodes MMHTRNVLHNRETMTAGFFQPLPPTTYVLNKTLCHDARLVPVETPLRICDCPSKCLRIKPGKAVAMVTINGRYDLRMPELVCEACDTTWTSGVHDLNLSDYWPATLHFSTLYGTDVFFTFEEMKMAAPGLSCQAFLKMLDQQTVRFGRTGKISADSFQKSFFEWEAVRYDIDKMLRKDPFTCQACTPDMLAVSVDGNRKHYRFKNAARSEEQAIFEDIFVARDEDVGRFVDYVHKTTRHVSGRGVCGGEWSAARETSHRSSSKLDEEGLELVVCRDGVLLSALNMYRGEIFAYPLYLQKKLANRHITFFCMDVTCKYWPYLERVTKSCPELQHLLQMKPFLSVFHAKAHDFKCEVKWSGAYQDGAGLTLGEEVEQCNAFLSRIAVTTKHMSKPGWADMLTLMAMRWNQLKLDNLATSLTRRYQKATKALETQLQNLESLRIEFSVCDSQLGDWVSDVKEWAEATTSTTDADSLVGRI